In Zunongwangia sp. HGR-M22, the sequence ATGCCGGGCGTAACCATTACCGGTGCTTCAGGCACCCCCGGAAATAATGCAGGCAGTATTCGAATTCGAGGTATTGGTACCTGGGGAAATTCGAATCCTTTGGTTGTAATTGATGGTATTCCTGGAGGGAACATGAATATTTTAAATCCTAGAGACATTGAAAGTATTTCAGTATTAAAAGATGCAGCCTCCTCATCGATTTATGGAGTTCGGGGAGCAAACGGGGTGATTCTTATAACTACAAAAAAAGGAAACACCGGCGCTCCAAACCTGACTTATGACTTTTATTATGGTTTTCAAAATCCTACCGCATTACCAACTCGTTTGGGTTCTCCAGAGTACATGGAATTACTTAATGAATCCCAGATAAATGTGGGTAGAAATCCAACTTATACCGAGGAGGAAATTCAAATTGCAAGGAATGGAAGTGATCCAAATAACTATGCCAATACCAATTGGATCGAAGAGGTCTATGAAGATTACGCACCACAGGAAAACCACAACCTCACAGTTAATGGAGGAAAGGATAATGTTAACTATTATTTATCCTATGGCTATTTGAAGGAAGGTGGGTTGGTTATTGGTGATAACTTTAAATCTCAACGTCATAACGTGCGGTTAAAGTTGAATACAACAGTTTTTGACCGTCTTGATATCAATGCCAATATAGGTTATATTGATAGAACATATACAGGCTCTTCCAATGGTACGGGGCCACTTTATAATGCGCTCACTATTATACCTTTGGTGCCGGTAAGAAATACTGATGGAGGTTGGGGATATATTGGAGGATCAAGCAATCCGGTAGCGGTCGCAAATGACGCTGGCACCAATGATTTTGACTCGGAAGAATTTACTGGAAATATAGAAGCTATTCTTAATATCACTGATGATTTTAAATTGAAAGCAAGATATGGACATGTAAAATATAATTCGAGAAGAAATGTTTTTGAAAAAACCATCAATTATTATAGTCCGGAAACCGGAGACTTATTATGGCAAACGGGATATCCCAATAGAATTACTACAAGTAGTTATAAGGGAATCTATAAGACCTTAATCGGGACGGCGGAATATGAGAAAACTTTAGAGAAGCACGCAATTAAGCTGTTAGCAGGGGCTTCCCAGGAGGAAACAATCAATGATGATTTAAATGCTTCCAGAACTAATGTTGCTTCCTCTTCAAATGGACACATAAATCTTGGTACCGAAAATCAACTGAACAGCGGAGGACATGCCGAAAATGCTTTAAGATCGGTTTTTGGCCGATTCAATTATGGCTTCAATGATAAATACCTTTTAGAACTGGATTTTAGATATGACGGCTCTTCAAGATTTTCGGATGATGTTCGTTGGGATTTATTTTCAGCTGCTTCTGCTGGTTGGGTTTTTACAAAGGAAAGCTTTTTTGAAAACACAAAGGTTTTGGATTTCGGTAAGATAAGATTTTCCTACGGTGCCCAGGGAAATGATCGTATTGCCGATTTGGCTTACCTGGATATTTTAGGACCGGTTAGTACGATGCCTATTGGGAATCAATTAACCATTGGATACCGTCAGACAAGTGTAGGTAATGAACTCTTAACTTGGGAATCTGCAGAGAAATTGGACATTGGAATGGATTTGGCTTTTTTTGATAGAAGGCTTAATATTACCGGTGACTATTTTGTGAATAAAACTGATAATATTCTACTTAGATTACCAATACCTGATGTATTTGGCGGTCCGGATTATCCCTATCAAA encodes:
- a CDS encoding SusC/RagA family TonB-linked outer membrane protein yields the protein MKNFVMQKFIILFTGLVLCNGINYGYASQTLDPEKYEIQISTNRLLDIIGEIEKQIPASFAYTDEIDLQGLLDLPAGKYRLDKFLKKIKDELKLEIKIVGSQIYLLPVKKDKKTELEQNSIHGNVLDHQNLPLPGVTIREKETQNGVVTDFEGNFNIEVSNPNAILEFSYVGYVTKEIELKGSNVVNVSLTIDQNSLDEVLVVGYGTQKKANLTGAVSQVTKEDLESRPITNINSGLQGLMPGVTITGASGTPGNNAGSIRIRGIGTWGNSNPLVVIDGIPGGNMNILNPRDIESISVLKDAASSSIYGVRGANGVILITTKKGNTGAPNLTYDFYYGFQNPTALPTRLGSPEYMELLNESQINVGRNPTYTEEEIQIARNGSDPNNYANTNWIEEVYEDYAPQENHNLTVNGGKDNVNYYLSYGYLKEGGLVIGDNFKSQRHNVRLKLNTTVFDRLDINANIGYIDRTYTGSSNGTGPLYNALTIIPLVPVRNTDGGWGYIGGSSNPVAVANDAGTNDFDSEEFTGNIEAILNITDDFKLKARYGHVKYNSRRNVFEKTINYYSPETGDLLWQTGYPNRITTSSYKGIYKTLIGTAEYEKTLEKHAIKLLAGASQEETINDDLNASRTNVASSSNGHINLGTENQLNSGGHAENALRSVFGRFNYGFNDKYLLELDFRYDGSSRFSDDVRWDLFSAASAGWVFTKESFFENTKVLDFGKIRFSYGAQGNDRIADLAYLDILGPVSTMPIGNQLTIGYRQTSVGNELLTWESAEKLDIGMDLAFFDRRLNITGDYFVNKTDNILLRLPIPDVFGGPDYPYQNAGAVENKGWEIQLGWQDQIKDFHYNFNINFSDVKNQVTDLGGTEPTVGDRVRMIGEPLDAFYGLVAERIAQESDFTYDAATDTYTPNFPVIEGDPVQPGDLIYSDLNGDGEVDLVNDRKVIGSHIPRFTFGFRGGMNYKAIDFSFFFQGVGKVDGLLTGPARHAFITESAMPQDIHLDRWTPQNTGASYPRLTYQQSYNQRLSTHWLEDASYIRLKNVQLGYTLPVSLTRKFRINKLRAYVSADNLLTITNYFDGNDPESPVSSGSFYPQLKTFVLGLNINLQ